In the Nitrospiria bacterium genome, CACGGCGTGGCCCTCGTCGGTATGGATGGGATCGTGGTCGAAGAGCTGAAACGGGATGATCAACTCGACCTCCAGGTTCTCGGGGCCGAGTTCAACGGCCTTCTCAAGACGGCCGGCAAGCTGGGCGATTCGGTCGGGTTCGGTGGAATCACGGAACTGGTGACCAGCGCCGAACGTTTCGTGGTGCTCGTCCGGCAGGTCACCGCCGACTATTTTTTGATTCTTGTGATCCAAGCCGGAGGAAATCTGGGAAAGGCGCGCTTCCTTCTGCGACGCGCCGCCGCGCTGCTCAAAACAGAGCTGTGAGGAAACGGAAAACCGTGGATCGAATACTGGTGCTGCATGGTCCGAATTTGAATCTGCTGGGAAGTCGTGAAACCTCGGTGTATGGGGCCGTCTCCTTGTCCGAGATAGACAGGCAGCTCAAAACGCTGGCCGAGAAAGAAGGGGTGGAACTGACCATCGAGCAGTCCAACTCCGAAGGAGAACTGGTGACTCTGATTCAGAAAGCGTCCGGTCGGTACCAGGCCTTGTTGATCAACCCCGCGGCCTATACCCATACCAGTATTGCGTTGCGCGATGCGGTCGCTTCGGTGAGCCTGCCCACCGTTGAAGTCCACCTGTCGAATATCTATCAGCGCGAGAGCTTTCGCCGGCACTCCTACATCGCGGAAGTCTCCGTCGGACAAGTCAGCGGGTTCGGCGCCTACAGTTATCAATTGGGGCTGTTGGCTGCGATCCACCATTTGAGGACGAAACCGGCGAAGGCCTGACGGTTTTTCCATAACACCTAAAACAGCCAAGGAGGGAGTGGGTGTGATTTCTACGACCGAATTTCGCAACGGCGCCAAGGTGGAAATTTCCGGCGAGCCGTTCGTCATTGTCGAGTTTCAGCATGTCAAACCCGGAAAAGGAGGGGCGTTTGTCCGGACGAGGCTGAAGAGCCTCAAGAGCGGAAATGTCCTCGAGCGCACCTATCGTTCGGGCGAAACGCTGGAGGAGCCGGATATCGAGGAAAAGGAGATGCAGTTCCTGTATGCCCAGGGACGCGAATACCACTTTATGGACACCTCCACCTATGAGCAGTTGGCCTTTGACCAGGATCAGCTGGGGGACAGCCGGGATTTTTTAAAAGAGAACATGCTCGTAAAAATTCTGATCTACAAGGGCAAACCGCTAACCGTGGAAGTTCCGACTTTTGTGGCGCTGAAAATCAGCCGAACGGATCCCGGGGTGAGGGGAGACACGGCCAGCGGCGGGACCAAGCCGGCCGTCCTGGAAACCGGGGCCACGATCAAGGTGCCCTTGTATTTGGAAGAAGGGGATGTCATCAAGGTTGACACCCGATCCCGGGCCTATGTGGAACGGGCCTAGGGCGTTATGAACATCAAGGAACTCAAAGAGCTGATTGAGTTAATCCAGAAAGGCCAGATCGCCGAACTGGAGCTGGAAAAATCGGGGGTGCGGGTCCGGATCAAGAGAGACCGCACCCCGGCGGTCCCCGTACCCTTGACCGAGGAAGCGCCGGCGGCTTCGACGATTCCGGTGGAGGCCCCGCTTCCGCATGGGGCTTCGCCCCCGTCCACGGTTCCGGCCGGCTGGCTTACGTTGACGGCGCCGGTCGTGGGGACCTTCTATCGGGCTCCGGCGCCCGATTCGGATCCCTACGTCGAGATCGGCAGTCCGGTCAAAAAGGGACAGATTCTTTGTGTGATCGAGGCGATGAAGCTGATGAACGAGATCGAGTCGGAGTGGGAGGGAAAAATCGTCGAGATCCTGGTCGAGAATGCCCAGCCGGTGGAGTACGGCGCGCCTCTTTTTCGCATCGAGCCGCTCGCCCCGACCTGACGGTCGGCTTCGGACCGTTTCGGAAACCCTCATCGGAGATCAAAGAGACACCCGTGTTTAAAAAAATTTTGGTGGCCAATCGAAGTGAAATCGCCGTCCGGATCATCCAAGCCTGCCGTGAGCTTGGAATCAAGACCGTCGCCGTTTATTCGGAGGCCGACGCCCAAGCCCTTCATGTCCGGTTGGCGGATGAACATCTCTGCATCGGGCCGGCGGACGCGGCGCTCAGTTACCGCAATATCCCGAACATCCTCAGCGCGGCCGAGATTACGGGCGCCGAGGCCGTTCATCCTGGATACGGTTTTCTGGCCGAGAACGCGCATTTTGCGGAAGTGTGTCAGTCGGTCGGTATCAAGTTCATCGGGCCGACATCGGAGAATATCGCCATGATGGGGGACAAGGCGAAAGCCCGGGAGATCATAACGAAGCAAGGGATCCCGGTCTTGCCCGGCAGCCAGGGGGTGATTTCGGAAGAAAAGGAGGCCCTGGAGGCGGCCAAGCGCATCGGATATCCGGTCATCATCAAGGCCACCGCGGGCGGGGGAGGACGGGGGATGCGGGTGGTGACGCAGGAGGAGGATTTCCTGTCGGCCTTCCAGACGGCCCAGGCCGAGGCGAAAACCGCTTTCGGGGACAGCGGCGTTTACCTGGAGAAATATTTCCTTGAACCCCGGCACATCGAGGTCCAAATCCTGGCGGATGAAAAAGGCCGTACGGTCTATTTGGGCGAGCGGGACTGTTCCATACAACGCCGGCATCAAAAGCTCATCGAAGAATCGCCGTCGGCCGCGGTCGGTGATGCCCTCCGGAGGGAGATCGGTCTGGTCGCCGTCGCGGTGGGTCGGTCGGTCAATTACTGCAACGTCGGCACCGTGGAGTTTCTCCTGGACAAAGATCAGCGGTTCTATTTTATGGAGATGAATACCCGGATCCAGGTCGAGCATCCGGTGACCGAGATGGTGACCGGAATCGATTTGATCAAGGAGCAGATCAAGATCGCCGCCGGCCTGCCCCTGGACTTCCGTCAAAATGACATCAAGGTGCGCGGTCACAGCTTTGAATGCCGGATCAACGCCGAATGTCCGGACACCTTCACGCCGTCCCCCGGAACGATCTCGAACTTCCGGCCCCCGGGCGGGCCGGGTGTCCGGGTGGATTCCGCGGTGATGTGCGACAGCGTGGTTCCCCCGTATTACGATTCGCTGATCGCCAAACTCATCGTCCATGCCGAAAACCGGGATGGGGCGGTGGCCCGCATGCGACGGGCCTTGGACGAGTTCGTGATCGAAGGAATCAAGACCACGATCCCCCTTCACAAGCGAATCTTTGATGATCCCGTGTTTCAGAAAGGAAGAATCTCGACCGGCTATCTCGAAAAATTTCTCTCTTCGGAGCAGGCCCGAGTCTCCGGTTGAAGATGAAATCGTCCGTCGCCTCCGGTCTCACCTTGATCCTGGATCACGATTCGTTGGCGGGTCGGTCCCTGACGGACGTCGCCGCGCAGGCCATGGCCGGCGGTGTGGAATCCCTTCAATACCGCGCGAAAAATCTCTCCAAACGGGATGCCTATTACCATGCCCTCCAACTTCGGGCCTTATCGCGGCGAAGCGGGGTGACCTTCTTGATCAATGACTGGGTGGATCTGGCCCTGGCCGTCGGGGCCGACGGGGTCCATCTCGGACAGGATGATCTTCCCTTGTCGGCGGCGCGTTCCCTCCTTGGGCCGGATCGGATCATCGGCATCTCGGCCCACGTCCTGGAGCAGGCCACGGAGGCCGAGGCCGGGGGGGCGGATTATCTCGGCATCGGCCCGGTTTTCTCGTCGATCACCAAACAGGACCGCCCCCCTCTCGGTTGCGAAATGCTGCGACGATTCCGCGAGCAGGTTCGGATTCCCATCGTCGCCATCGGCGGAATCTCCCCGCGTAATGTCCGTCAGGTGATGACGACCGGGGTCGATGGAGTTGCGGTGGTTTCGGCGATTCTCTCCCAGTCCGATGTGAAACGCGCGACGGCCGATTTGGAAAAAATCCTCCGATCCGGTTGAACCGGCCGGGGACAATCGGACTCTTGATCATTTCCCCTTCCCTCCATTGTCCTCTCGGATGAGAGGATCGCCCTGATGAATTCGGAGCGTTCCGCCGATCACCGAATACAAATTGTTACAATTTTTTACATCTTGGAAAAGCTTCCCTTTTAAAACTTTGGTAGGATAAGTTTAGTGAACAGCGAGGGCTTCGGGTCCAATTCGGGAGTCAGATGAAGGCCACCGTTCTCATTATTGATGACGACGCCAAGCTGAACCAACTGCTGGTCGATTTTCTCGGAGATTATGGATTCAACGTTCTCACGGCCGCCCGTCCCGATGAGGGATTGAGGAAACTCAAGCAACAGGTGCCGGATCTGATCATCCTGGACGTCATGCTTCCCGGAATGAGCGGTTTTGAGGTTTGCAAATTGATCCGTCGGTCCT is a window encoding:
- the aroQ gene encoding type II 3-dehydroquinate dehydratase, giving the protein MDRILVLHGPNLNLLGSRETSVYGAVSLSEIDRQLKTLAEKEGVELTIEQSNSEGELVTLIQKASGRYQALLINPAAYTHTSIALRDAVASVSLPTVEVHLSNIYQRESFRRHSYIAEVSVGQVSGFGAYSYQLGLLAAIHHLRTKPAKA
- the efp gene encoding elongation factor P; protein product: MISTTEFRNGAKVEISGEPFVIVEFQHVKPGKGGAFVRTRLKSLKSGNVLERTYRSGETLEEPDIEEKEMQFLYAQGREYHFMDTSTYEQLAFDQDQLGDSRDFLKENMLVKILIYKGKPLTVEVPTFVALKISRTDPGVRGDTASGGTKPAVLETGATIKVPLYLEEGDVIKVDTRSRAYVERA
- the accB gene encoding acetyl-CoA carboxylase biotin carboxyl carrier protein, which codes for MNIKELKELIELIQKGQIAELELEKSGVRVRIKRDRTPAVPVPLTEEAPAASTIPVEAPLPHGASPPSTVPAGWLTLTAPVVGTFYRAPAPDSDPYVEIGSPVKKGQILCVIEAMKLMNEIESEWEGKIVEILVENAQPVEYGAPLFRIEPLAPT
- the accC gene encoding acetyl-CoA carboxylase biotin carboxylase subunit, giving the protein MFKKILVANRSEIAVRIIQACRELGIKTVAVYSEADAQALHVRLADEHLCIGPADAALSYRNIPNILSAAEITGAEAVHPGYGFLAENAHFAEVCQSVGIKFIGPTSENIAMMGDKAKAREIITKQGIPVLPGSQGVISEEKEALEAAKRIGYPVIIKATAGGGGRGMRVVTQEEDFLSAFQTAQAEAKTAFGDSGVYLEKYFLEPRHIEVQILADEKGRTVYLGERDCSIQRRHQKLIEESPSAAVGDALRREIGLVAVAVGRSVNYCNVGTVEFLLDKDQRFYFMEMNTRIQVEHPVTEMVTGIDLIKEQIKIAAGLPLDFRQNDIKVRGHSFECRINAECPDTFTPSPGTISNFRPPGGPGVRVDSAVMCDSVVPPYYDSLIAKLIVHAENRDGAVARMRRALDEFVIEGIKTTIPLHKRIFDDPVFQKGRISTGYLEKFLSSEQARVSG
- the thiE gene encoding thiamine phosphate synthase, producing the protein MKSSVASGLTLILDHDSLAGRSLTDVAAQAMAGGVESLQYRAKNLSKRDAYYHALQLRALSRRSGVTFLINDWVDLALAVGADGVHLGQDDLPLSAARSLLGPDRIIGISAHVLEQATEAEAGGADYLGIGPVFSSITKQDRPPLGCEMLRRFREQVRIPIVAIGGISPRNVRQVMTTGVDGVAVVSAILSQSDVKRATADLEKILRSG